AGTTCAGGAGTCCCTTCCTTAACCCGAAATGTTTCTTCATTGGCTCTTAAATTATCACAATCTTCAGAAGTTTGGCTTTTTGACTGTGGAGAGGGAACACAGCATCAAATAATTAAAAGTAATATTAAATCTTCACAAATCAAAAAAATATTTATTACGCATATGCATGGAGACCATATTTATGGTTTGCCCGGCCTCTTGGCAACTTTAGGTTTGTCAGGTAATAGTAAAGGTATTGAAATTTATGGTCCTTCCGAACTGCGAAGTTTTATAAATTCTGCGCTTAGTAGTAGTTTTTGCAAATTATCCTTTCCATTGCAATTCGTGGAAGTTGAAAATTTTGCATCAGAAAATAAAAATTTATTTGAAAACGATAAAATAACAGTAAATTGCACTTGTCTTAAACATAAAATACCTGCTTATGGTTATCGAGTCAGTGAAAAAGACAAACCAGGCATATTTGATATCAAAAAGGCTGAGTCTCTGAAAATAGCACCAGGTCCAATATATTCAGAACTGCAAAAAGGTAAAAAAGTCGCATTAGCAGATGGGAGGACATTTGATGGGAAGGAGTTCTGCGGACCTCCTAGGAAGGGTGAAAGTTTTGTTTATTGCACAGATACTGTCTTTAGCGAATCAGCGGTTTCATTATCAAAAAATGC
This window of the Prochlorococcus sp. MIT 1314 genome carries:
- the rnz gene encoding ribonuclease Z; translation: MNITFLGTSSGVPSLTRNVSSLALKLSQSSEVWLFDCGEGTQHQIIKSNIKSSQIKKIFITHMHGDHIYGLPGLLATLGLSGNSKGIEIYGPSELRSFINSALSSSFCKLSFPLQFVEVENFASENKNLFENDKITVNCTCLKHKIPAYGYRVSEKDKPGIFDIKKAESLKIAPGPIYSELQKGKKVALADGRTFDGKEFCGPPRKGESFVYCTDTVFSESAVSLSKNADLLVHESTFSQKDESMAYEKLHSTTIMAAKTALLSNTKKLIITHLSPRYTNKNSITPSDLLKEAQKVFPNTHLAKDFLTAEIK